Below is a window of Microtus ochrogaster isolate Prairie Vole_2 chromosome 5, MicOch1.0, whole genome shotgun sequence DNA.
GGGTGACCTCGCGGCTGGCTGGGTGCGGGGCACCTCAGGTAAGGAAACCGCAGTGCTGCAGAAGGGGACTGGGTGGCAGGCGCGGGGGAGGGAAGAGCTAGAAAGGATCACGGGGGGATGGGGAACCTCAATTGGCAGAGGAGGATTGAAATACGGAAATGGCAACAGGGTGGGGTCAGCCAGGCGTGGCCTCAGGGAGAGACCCAGAATTTGGCTAGGTgtgggctttctgagacaggggcaCCAGGACACAAACTGCCTCTGTCAGCGCACTCTACCTCTTCTCCTGGTTCTGCCAGGCCTCCAAGTCTcagctccatttccttcctctagggttcctttttcctcccccaaTCCCAAACCCACGCTCTCTCCTCCAAAACCCAGTGTTCTCAAACCCAAGCCCTATGCGGGCTTGGGCGTGGTGGGttagcctttaatctcagccctcaggaggtgggggcagcGGAATgaagagttcaagatcaacttGGTCTTACCTCGCGAGTTCCAAGCTCACCAGGGTTACTTAAGGAAGCCTtgcctctaaaataaataaacagcccCCTTTCTCCGCCACAAAGTCTTGGGATCCAGCGCCCCCCAAGCTGAGATGACATTCACTGTCGCAGCCCATCCTGGAGATCCCATTCTCTTCCCCCAAGGACCTTGGACTGCGAGAGTGGCAGAGAGGTGCGCCCTGCGCAAAAGGCTGTGTAGCCTAGGTGGAGCCCGCGAACACTCTCTCAAGCAAGGACAGGCTGCTCAGTGTTGCCAATGTGCTGAGCAGGGAGCGCTTGACTGCAGGGTGGGGAGTGAGTTGGGGGGAGCTGGTGGTAACAGAAAACCTATGTCGGGAAGCTATGAACACTGGACTAGAAAACTGCAGCCCCCAGAATCCTTGAGAGCTGGCCGCATTTGCAAGCGTCTCTGGCTTATGTACAACCAGAGCGCTAAGGCTTCTCATTCATATCCTGTGGCACCTTAGCTAGACACGTGCTTCACCTCATCCCTAGTCAATAAGCTGTCTGGATCACTTACTGTGGGGCATAGCGCCTGatgcttatctttttttcttcttcttttcttttcttttggtttttcgaggcaaggtttctctgtagctttggagcctgtcctggaactaactcttgcagaccaagctgacctcgaactcacagagatccgcctgcctctgcctcccaagtgctggaattaaaggtgtgcaccaccaccacccagtgcttACCAATTTTCTTAAACCCCATCACAAATTCCTCCCCCCCATATaaggtttctctggctgtcctggaaccagctctatagatcaggctgactgcctccaactcacagagatctgcctgcctctgcctccctgcctctgggattaaaggcgtgccccattACATCTGGTCACAATCCTATTCTTACGTAAGATTCAAAGAGCCTCATTTATCCAGTAAATATCTTTTATCCAGCTCTCAGGACACAGTTTGAGGACATCCTAAACTACATTGGGAGATCCAGCCTCGATAAAATAATaataggccaggtggtggtacatacctataatcccagcactcgggagactgcAGCAgtttggtgagtttgaggccagcccaagctacatagtgagaccctataaaataataacaaataattaattataaataagcAAGTATATTTGAGTATCCATTATATGCTAGGACTGATCTGGGCATTAGGTATCTTCTCAACTAGTCCCCAAGGAGGGTGTCTTTTTGTTCAATGAGTATGAAAGTCTTCATTTGGAAAGACTGAATGAGTTCTGGAGAGCGGCTGCACAGCGTCATGACCAAGCCTGACCCTCCTTACCCTTGCACTCAGGCTTGGACTAAGACGGTAAAAGTTATGTGCAGTTTACCAGATCAAAATTGTAAACATAGGCAATGCTTGCCCAGAGAGGTTTTAAATCCCAGAAAAGTGACGGAGTCGCCCAGCAGGGAAGTACTCCAGGGACTGCACAGACACGTGGCATCCCAGGAAGTGTTTCctcctcctttgctttctctgagtGGCAAAGAGCCTCAGGCAATGTCACCTTCAAAGAGAAGAGGTGAAGGGAGGGGCTTGGGTGTCCGTCAAGGTCTGCAGGGGCTGTCCACACCGACAGTGAATGTGGGCCCACTTGTCCCACCTCTTGGCTGATACCCAGCTTTCCCCACTCCAGAATCCAGGACAGAACCCTTGGCACCATGAATCCAGTCATTGGCATCGCTCTCCTGCTTTCAGGTACTGGGCAAGGGGCAGGGCCGGCATTCCTTCCCTTGGGGAAGTCTCTTTGTCTTAGACTCGGGAGCTTGGAGGACTCAACCTCACGGATGTGCCTGTTGGTGGTCTTCAGCAAAGTGGAAACTCCACACAGGAGCTCAGAACTCCCCTTGAGCTCCTGTTCATGAAACATTCATTGATGAGACTTAGAGGTTGAGCAGACTAGAGATGGAAGCTGGAGTCTGGGGGGTTGTTCTGATATTCTACCAGTACCCCAGGGGTGAGTGCAAAGCACACAACCTCCCCGGCCAGGCCCCACCCTACTCTTCCTGGAGGTGGGAGGCCCCTGCTCCGTGTCTCCCCCAATTCAGAGAAGGCACTGCTGTGCCAGTCTTGCAGATGTCCAGAGGACAAAAGGTGACCAGCCTGACGGCCTGCCTGGTGGACCAGAACCTTCGCCTGGACTGCCGTTATGAGAATAAGACCAACTCGCCCATCCAGCACGAGTTCAGCCTGACCCGAGAGAAAAAGAAGCACGTTCTGGCAGGCACTCTCGGGGTACCCGAGCACACGTACCGCTCCCGGACCAGCGTCACTGGCAACCCCAACATCAAGGTCCTCACCTTAGCCAACTTCACCACCAAGGATGAGGGCACCTACGCATGTGAGCTGCGAGTCTCTGGCCAGTCTCCCACAACCTCCTCTCAAAATGTCTCTGTGCTCAGAGGTGAGACTGGTCCCCAGAAAGATGAAATGGCCAGGTTAGCCAGGCTGGGGCTAACTAATCTGCCTACAAAAAAAGCAACCAGCAGCTCCATTAGC
It encodes the following:
- the Thy1 gene encoding thy-1 membrane glycoprotein isoform X1 codes for the protein MNPVIGIALLLSVLQMSRGQKVTSLTACLVDQNLRLDCRYENKTNSPIQHEFSLTREKKKHVLAGTLGVPEHTYRSRTSVTGNPNIKVLTLANFTTKDEGTYACELRVSGQSPTTSSQNVSVLRDKLVKCGGISLLVQNTSWLLLLLISLSLFQAMDFISL
- the Thy1 gene encoding thy-1 membrane glycoprotein isoform X2; amino-acid sequence: MSRGQKVTSLTACLVDQNLRLDCRYENKTNSPIQHEFSLTREKKKHVLAGTLGVPEHTYRSRTSVTGNPNIKVLTLANFTTKDEGTYACELRVSGQSPTTSSQNVSVLRDKLVKCGGISLLVQNTSWLLLLLISLSLFQAMDFISL